The proteins below come from a single Lentimicrobiaceae bacterium genomic window:
- the prmC gene encoding peptide chain release factor N(5)-glutamine methyltransferase — protein MTYQELEKLLVESIIDLYGLNESKAIQRFLFDYLGGIDAAKYLLIRSDEADAAFELSILASIPRLLDSVPVQYIAGKTWFCGLNIQVEPGVLIPRPETEEMVNKIIENHQKERGLRVLDIGTGSGAIALSLCHFLNDAGVYALDVSKQALEIARKNARELKLDVHFMEIDILNRQQTQNLPVYDIIVSNPPYVKDSERLLMHKNVLDYEPETALFVPDSNPLIFYKAIASFAYSHLQSEGELWFEFNEAESENLRQQLTADGFSNITIFKDIHDKPRYLSCKKPEFSDNT, from the coding sequence ATGACGTATCAGGAGCTTGAAAAGCTGCTTGTTGAATCAATCATTGATTTATACGGGCTCAACGAATCAAAAGCGATTCAACGTTTTCTTTTTGACTATTTAGGCGGGATAGATGCTGCAAAATATTTGCTAATCAGGAGTGATGAGGCTGATGCAGCATTTGAATTAAGCATACTTGCATCAATTCCCAGGTTGCTGGATTCTGTACCTGTTCAATATATTGCTGGTAAAACCTGGTTTTGCGGATTAAATATTCAGGTTGAACCTGGCGTTTTAATCCCCAGGCCTGAAACAGAAGAGATGGTGAATAAAATCATTGAGAATCATCAGAAGGAGAGAGGTTTACGAGTTCTTGATATCGGGACAGGAAGCGGAGCTATTGCATTAAGCTTATGCCATTTTTTAAATGATGCCGGGGTTTATGCTTTGGATGTTAGTAAACAGGCTCTTGAGATAGCCAGGAAGAATGCCCGGGAATTAAAGCTGGACGTTCATTTTATGGAAATTGATATCCTCAACAGGCAGCAAACCCAAAACCTTCCTGTGTATGATATTATCGTCAGTAATCCACCTTATGTTAAAGATTCTGAGCGTTTATTGATGCATAAAAATGTTTTAGATTATGAGCCGGAAACGGCATTATTTGTTCCGGACAGTAATCCGCTGATTTTCTACAAAGCGATTGCTTCCTTTGCTTACAGCCATCTTCAGTCTGAAGGTGAGTTGTGGTTTGAATTTAATGAAGCAGAGTCTGAAAATCTTAGACAACAATTGACAGCTGATGGTTTTAGCAACATTACCATTTTTAAGGATATTCATGATAAACCCAGATATCTAAGTTGTAAAAAGCCTGAATTTTCAGATAACACATAA
- a CDS encoding FKBP-type peptidyl-prolyl cis-trans isomerase: MKYSKTSLLLSMAVLIFAISSCSKHRGYKKTDDGLYYKFYTEGDDTTTLKTGMVLTLSMKYSINDSVLFNSNTSPEAFMLPLSEPSYKGDIYTALALMSPGDSASFITSADSFFLKTIRMPQMPDSAYIGKEIIFDVKLISAKTQEQIETERKAEMAVLKSEEETKLAAYLKEKNITTAPLASGLIFTETKKGSGQKPKDGDIATIHFKVSDISGRVFFSSFEQGEPMRWEVGKEFDNAGATEALKLMTKGSKASIVVPSSIGFGEQGRGQMVAPYTTLLYDLEILDFMTKAQYEKEQAAEKKKAEDAKAKAKGEEAGKLESYIKNNKITVKPTASGLYYIETAKGSGASPVSGKKVKVHYTGTLLDGTKFDSSVDRGQPFEFVLGQGQVIKGWDEGIALMKKGGKARLIIPSAIAYGENGRMPTIPPSATLVFDVELLDFK; encoded by the coding sequence ATGAAGTACTCAAAAACGTCTTTACTGCTCTCGATGGCAGTGTTAATTTTTGCCATATCCAGCTGTTCAAAACATCGCGGATATAAAAAAACAGATGATGGGCTGTATTATAAGTTTTATACAGAAGGAGACGACACTACTACACTTAAAACCGGTATGGTTCTTACTCTTTCGATGAAGTACAGCATTAATGATTCTGTTCTGTTTAATTCAAACACCAGCCCTGAGGCTTTTATGCTTCCACTGAGTGAACCCAGCTACAAAGGTGATATTTACACTGCCCTTGCTTTAATGTCGCCAGGCGATAGTGCCAGTTTTATTACCAGTGCAGATTCTTTTTTCCTGAAAACAATCAGAATGCCGCAAATGCCTGATTCTGCTTATATAGGTAAAGAAATTATTTTTGATGTTAAACTGATTTCTGCAAAAACTCAGGAACAGATTGAAACAGAACGTAAAGCCGAAATGGCTGTTTTGAAGTCAGAAGAAGAGACTAAACTTGCTGCTTACCTGAAAGAAAAAAATATAACAACTGCTCCTTTGGCTTCAGGCCTTATTTTTACTGAAACCAAAAAAGGCTCAGGCCAGAAACCTAAAGATGGTGATATTGCCACCATTCATTTTAAAGTTTCTGACATCAGTGGCCGGGTATTTTTCTCTTCATTTGAACAGGGCGAACCTATGCGCTGGGAAGTGGGTAAGGAATTTGATAACGCTGGTGCTACAGAAGCATTAAAACTGATGACCAAAGGTTCTAAAGCCAGTATTGTTGTGCCTTCTTCCATCGGATTCGGAGAGCAGGGCAGAGGACAAATGGTAGCTCCTTATACTACGCTGCTTTATGATCTGGAAATCCTCGATTTTATGACCAAAGCTCAATATGAAAAAGAGCAGGCTGCTGAAAAGAAAAAAGCTGAAGATGCTAAAGCAAAAGCCAAAGGTGAAGAAGCCGGAAAACTGGAAAGCTATATCAAAAACAATAAAATTACTGTTAAACCAACCGCTAGTGGATTGTACTACATTGAAACCGCAAAAGGTTCAGGCGCATCTCCTGTAAGCGGAAAAAAGGTAAAAGTTCATTATACAGGTACTTTACTTGATGGAACTAAGTTCGATTCATCAGTTGACAGAGGTCAGCCTTTTGAATTTGTGTTAGGTCAGGGTCAGGTTATTAAAGGCTGGGATGAAGGTATTGCACTTATGAAAAAAGGAGGCAAAGCCCGTTTGATTATTCCTTCCGCTATTGCTTATGGCGAAAATGGCCGTATGCCAACTATTCCGCCAAGTGCTACATTGGTATTTGATGTTGAGCTTCTGGATTTTAAATAA
- a CDS encoding HIT family protein — translation MNNCPFCHLTIAHKAFAELDGNIAVYNISPILEGHSLIIPVKHYESLFEMTEDEISSFFSFARKVTAFLCEIYEADAWDWSLQEGEEAGQSVKHLHLHIIPRKPSDLKEGEEWYQKLRQQQFEAPDNNGRHRLSETDYSKISGHLRNSWKKH, via the coding sequence ATGAACAACTGCCCCTTTTGCCATCTTACCATAGCTCATAAAGCATTTGCCGAACTTGACGGTAACATTGCCGTGTATAACATTTCTCCTATTCTTGAGGGTCACAGCCTGATCATCCCCGTTAAACACTACGAAAGCCTTTTTGAAATGACCGAGGATGAAATTTCATCCTTTTTCTCCTTTGCCAGAAAAGTTACGGCATTTTTATGTGAGATTTATGAAGCTGATGCGTGGGATTGGTCTTTACAGGAAGGCGAAGAAGCAGGACAAAGTGTCAAACATCTTCATTTGCACATAATTCCCCGAAAACCATCAGATTTAAAAGAAGGAGAAGAGTGGTACCAAAAACTCAGACAGCAGCAATTTGAAGCACCTGATAACAACGGGCGTCATAGATTAAGTGAAACGGATTACAGCAAAATTTCCGGGCATCTGCGCAACAGCTGGAAAAAGCATTAG
- a CDS encoding S8 family serine peptidase, whose translation MRRLLLIGFFISTMLSTGFSQSASFIYKVKLTDKGNSVYTTSKPSDFLSAKSIERRLLQQIPVNESDLPVNPGYIKSIEASGAKVIYSSKWLNLLIISVDNRLIADAIADKPFVRNIIPADYLIKQNRVSSKKPFFDIERLDKHVLRSGSKRTRSSKELNYGASLNQAQMIKVDQLHEQGFLGNGMTIAVIDAGFNSANVLAAFDSLFTNGQILGTRDFVQPGNDVYNTSISTHGMMVLSTMGGYLPGQLIGTAPKASYYLLRSEDAGSEYLMEEYYWVNAAEYADSVGVDIINSSLGYTEFDNPDENHVYGDMDGNTAVVTIGADMAASKGILVVNSAGNSGNDPWLYIGAPADGDSVFTIGAVNPDGQYAFFSSIGPTADGRIKPDVSAQGVSTIVATIPSGVGGGNGTSFSSPVMAGAAACLWQANPSFSNIELMNAIKMSGSQSSNPDNYKGWGIPDLMLAGNLLTSSQIQQEESFSKLTVFPIPFTDHLSVEVVSSSKLIADIKIISTIGETVAELIGVELNKGKNMIGFNQLDKLRNGLYMLQISDGYFVITEKVVK comes from the coding sequence ATGAGACGACTTCTTTTAATAGGCTTTTTCATTTCAACCATGCTATCAACTGGCTTTTCGCAGTCTGCTTCCTTTATCTATAAAGTAAAGTTGACTGATAAAGGAAATTCAGTTTATACTACCTCAAAACCTTCTGATTTTTTATCTGCTAAATCTATCGAAAGACGGTTGCTGCAGCAAATACCTGTAAATGAGTCAGATCTTCCGGTAAATCCTGGTTATATCAAATCAATTGAAGCCAGTGGTGCAAAAGTTATTTATTCATCAAAGTGGCTTAATTTGCTGATTATTAGTGTGGATAATCGTCTGATTGCTGATGCAATTGCGGATAAACCTTTTGTCAGGAATATTATTCCGGCTGATTATCTTATCAAGCAAAACAGAGTTAGTAGCAAAAAGCCATTTTTCGATATTGAACGTTTGGATAAACATGTTTTACGCTCAGGTTCAAAACGCACCAGGAGCTCTAAAGAATTAAACTATGGAGCTTCGCTGAATCAGGCACAGATGATTAAGGTCGATCAATTACACGAACAGGGCTTTTTAGGAAACGGAATGACCATTGCTGTGATTGATGCCGGATTCAATAGTGCCAATGTACTGGCTGCTTTTGATAGTCTTTTTACCAATGGTCAGATTCTTGGTACCCGCGATTTTGTACAACCTGGTAATGATGTTTATAATACATCTATCAGTACCCACGGAATGATGGTATTATCAACCATGGGCGGATATCTTCCCGGCCAACTTATTGGTACAGCGCCTAAGGCATCTTACTATCTTTTAAGGTCGGAAGACGCAGGTTCTGAATACCTTATGGAAGAGTATTACTGGGTTAATGCAGCTGAATATGCTGATTCAGTGGGAGTTGATATCATTAATTCTTCACTGGGGTATACTGAATTTGATAATCCTGATGAGAATCATGTTTACGGTGATATGGACGGAAATACGGCAGTTGTTACCATAGGTGCTGATATGGCTGCATCTAAAGGTATTCTGGTGGTTAACAGTGCGGGAAATTCAGGAAACGACCCCTGGCTTTATATTGGAGCGCCGGCTGATGGTGACAGCGTTTTTACAATTGGAGCTGTGAACCCTGACGGTCAATATGCATTCTTCAGTTCTATTGGCCCAACGGCCGATGGGCGCATTAAACCTGATGTATCGGCCCAGGGGGTTAGCACAATCGTAGCAACAATCCCTTCAGGTGTAGGAGGTGGTAATGGAACATCATTTTCATCACCGGTGATGGCTGGTGCTGCTGCTTGCTTATGGCAGGCTAACCCGTCTTTTTCTAACATTGAATTGATGAATGCAATTAAAATGAGTGGTTCACAGTCTTCAAACCCCGATAATTATAAAGGTTGGGGTATCCCTGATTTGATGCTGGCAGGAAATCTCCTTACTTCTTCCCAGATTCAGCAGGAGGAATCCTTTTCGAAGTTGACTGTTTTTCCTATTCCCTTTACTGACCATCTTAGCGTTGAAGTCGTCTCTTCAAGCAAACTTATAGCTGATATAAAAATTATCAGCACTATCGGAGAAACCGTTGCTGAATTAATCGGTGTTGAATTAAACAAAGGAAAGAACATGATTGGATTTAATCAGCTCGACAAATTGAGAAATGGTCTTTATATGCTTCAAATTTCTGACGGTTATTTTGTCATCACAGAAAAAGTGGTGAAATAA
- a CDS encoding DHH family phosphoesterase encodes MHKFNKETLESVKCLLDTPTDIVITTHYNPDGDALGSSLALSKYLIKKGHRVSTIIPNDFPDFLKWMPGHEETCIYFHHSKTADELIARAAVIFCLDYNAIPRVNLFADRLFEAKGKKVLIDHHLEPENHFDFALSVVKTSSTSELIFDFIAALGDIDLIDRDLAICLYVGIMTDTGSFSFACNYPHTYEVVSKLVQAGVDTEQVHRLVYDTYSECRMRLLGFCLSERMKVMHDFSTAYIWLSKEDLKKFDFTPGDTEGVVNYALSIKNISFAALFTEKNDRIRISFRSKGSFSVNNFARAHYQGGGHRNAAGGDSFVTIEETLKKFEELLPIYKNEIMNAARETSVLNPVTL; translated from the coding sequence TTGCACAAGTTTAACAAAGAAACACTTGAAAGTGTAAAATGCCTGTTGGATACGCCTACAGATATTGTAATTACCACACATTATAATCCTGATGGGGATGCTTTGGGTTCATCATTGGCACTGAGTAAATATCTGATAAAGAAGGGACACCGTGTTAGTACCATCATTCCCAATGACTTTCCTGATTTTTTAAAATGGATGCCTGGACATGAGGAAACCTGTATTTATTTCCATCATTCAAAAACGGCTGATGAGTTGATAGCCCGTGCTGCTGTCATTTTTTGCCTTGATTATAATGCCATTCCCCGGGTAAATTTGTTTGCTGACAGACTTTTCGAGGCTAAAGGAAAAAAGGTTTTGATTGATCATCATCTGGAGCCCGAAAATCATTTTGATTTTGCCTTATCTGTGGTGAAGACATCTTCTACATCGGAACTTATTTTTGATTTTATTGCTGCTTTAGGAGATATTGATTTAATAGACAGAGATTTGGCCATCTGTTTGTATGTGGGAATAATGACAGATACCGGTTCGTTTAGTTTTGCCTGCAATTATCCGCACACATACGAAGTGGTTTCAAAACTGGTTCAGGCCGGAGTTGATACAGAGCAGGTTCACCGTTTGGTATATGACACCTATTCTGAATGCAGGATGCGTCTTTTGGGATTTTGCTTAAGCGAGAGAATGAAAGTTATGCACGATTTTAGCACAGCTTATATCTGGTTAAGCAAAGAGGACCTGAAAAAGTTTGATTTCACACCAGGTGATACAGAAGGTGTTGTTAATTATGCACTTTCAATCAAAAATATAAGTTTTGCAGCTTTGTTTACTGAGAAAAATGACAGAATAAGAATTTCATTCCGATCAAAAGGCAGTTTTTCAGTCAATAACTTTGCGCGCGCGCATTATCAGGGCGGCGGACACCGTAATGCGGCTGGTGGCGATTCTTTTGTTACGATAGAAGAAACTCTCAAAAAATTTGAAGAGCTACTGCCAATATATAAGAACGAAATAATGAATGCGGCACGAGAAACTTCTGTTCTAAATCCGGTTACATTATGA
- the ndk gene encoding nucleoside-diphosphate kinase yields the protein MAGSITFTMIKPAAYENKYAGKILDMILNSGFRISAIKIVKLTHEQASAFYAVHKERPFYQGLVDFMSSGPVLAAVLEKENAVEDYRTLIGSTNPAEAAEGTIRKLFGQSVQMNAVHGSDSDENALIEAAFFFSQLERH from the coding sequence ATGGCAGGTTCTATTACATTTACCATGATTAAGCCAGCTGCTTATGAAAACAAGTATGCCGGAAAAATTCTTGACATGATTCTCAATAGTGGGTTTCGAATTTCAGCGATTAAAATTGTTAAACTTACGCATGAGCAAGCTTCAGCCTTTTATGCTGTGCATAAAGAAAGGCCTTTTTATCAAGGATTAGTAGATTTTATGTCTTCAGGTCCCGTTCTGGCTGCTGTGCTTGAAAAAGAAAATGCCGTAGAAGATTACCGCACTTTGATAGGTTCAACCAACCCTGCTGAAGCCGCAGAAGGAACCATCAGAAAACTTTTTGGACAATCGGTACAAATGAATGCTGTTCATGGATCAGATAGCGATGAAAATGCCCTGATTGAAGCAGCCTTTTTCTTTTCACAACTGGAACGACACTAG
- a CDS encoding OmpA family protein, whose product MERYLKSTMIAVSVLLLLTKIALAQDITPFSQSTYAGVSALSIQPASIADSRYRFDMTLLGLNTSFNNNYIALKREAVFKTGNWSDKNFGDNYLVENLDNKDKTGIFHFGAVLPSFMINISENSAIAFSSRIRSITNVDNITQDFARLVAEDFDYEPLLYRTLTNANFSFQTNTWSEIGVSFATILLNKQKHFLKGGATIKYLQGIASGYAFIRELNYRFDGSDTISLFQSKINYGLSSNFEEDGIKPFNVVSDPGVGFDIGFVYEYRPDIDNFKYQKNGREDLLRPDKEKYKLRVGLSLLDFGRINYKKGYYSQDFIADVRDWNVGDIQINSVQDLNDTLRNRFHFDDNAEQTFLMGLPTALSLQIDYQVIDGFYLNFSPYLALRKGTNMTTKTHYFTNYSFTPRYDLKWFGVALPLQFDQFNRINSGIGFRLGPVWIGSNSIFSNVFSKKSYGTDVYMAIKIPVFRNIDKDMDQDGISDKDDKCPEIAGLWELNGCPDTDGDGIADQDDLCPYDKGLATLFGCPDRDMDGIADKNDKCPDHYGLIENDGCPDTDKDGIVDFDDACPEQAGPAELQGCPDRDNDGIADKDDLCPDLAGKPEFKGCPFADSDNDGIADDKDECPAQPGPAKFNGCPDTDNDGIPDKSDLCPNTPGVAENKGCPPILKEETEILNRAFSNLEFESGKSVIKAVSYPSLDELASLLIKKEMWKVKLSGHTDNTGNPDKNMELSKNRTQAVKDYLIKSGVKEFRIKTEWFGQEKPVADNKTAAGRQKNRRVEMEIIFE is encoded by the coding sequence ATGGAAAGATATCTGAAATCAACAATGATTGCTGTTAGCGTTCTATTATTGTTAACGAAAATAGCTTTGGCACAAGACATCACCCCATTCTCGCAGAGCACTTACGCTGGTGTCAGTGCACTTTCCATTCAGCCTGCTTCCATCGCCGACAGCCGTTACCGGTTCGATATGACATTACTCGGACTTAATACCTCATTTAACAACAATTACATTGCACTTAAAAGAGAAGCTGTATTTAAAACTGGCAACTGGAGTGACAAAAATTTCGGCGACAACTACCTTGTTGAAAACCTTGACAATAAAGACAAAACCGGCATTTTTCATTTTGGAGCAGTATTGCCTTCATTCATGATAAATATCTCAGAAAACAGCGCCATTGCCTTTTCTTCAAGGATAAGATCCATTACAAATGTTGACAATATTACGCAAGACTTTGCCAGGCTTGTGGCCGAAGACTTTGATTATGAACCACTTTTATACAGAACACTTACCAATGCTAATTTCAGCTTTCAAACTAACACCTGGTCTGAAATAGGAGTATCGTTTGCCACTATCCTGTTAAACAAACAGAAACACTTTTTAAAAGGTGGTGCTACCATTAAATACCTGCAGGGCATTGCATCAGGTTACGCATTTATTCGTGAATTAAACTACCGTTTTGATGGTTCTGATACCATTTCGCTCTTCCAATCAAAAATAAATTACGGATTATCAAGCAATTTTGAAGAAGATGGCATAAAACCTTTCAATGTGGTTTCTGATCCCGGCGTAGGATTTGATATTGGGTTTGTATATGAATACCGCCCAGATATTGATAATTTCAAATACCAGAAAAATGGCCGTGAAGATTTACTGAGGCCTGACAAAGAGAAATATAAATTAAGAGTGGGCTTGTCACTTCTTGATTTTGGCCGAATTAATTATAAGAAAGGATATTATAGTCAGGATTTTATTGCTGATGTACGCGACTGGAATGTTGGTGATATCCAGATTAACTCCGTTCAGGATTTAAATGACACTTTAAGAAATCGCTTCCATTTTGATGACAATGCAGAACAAACTTTTTTGATGGGTCTTCCAACTGCCTTAAGCTTACAAATTGACTACCAGGTTATTGATGGTTTTTACCTTAATTTCAGTCCATATCTTGCATTAAGAAAAGGAACCAACATGACCACTAAAACGCACTATTTTACCAATTACAGCTTTACTCCCCGATATGATCTTAAGTGGTTTGGCGTTGCTTTACCCTTGCAATTTGATCAGTTCAACAGAATCAACTCAGGAATAGGATTTCGCCTGGGGCCTGTCTGGATTGGCTCTAACAGCATATTTTCCAACGTCTTCAGCAAAAAATCATATGGCACCGATGTTTACATGGCCATTAAGATACCTGTATTCAGAAACATAGATAAGGACATGGATCAGGATGGCATATCTGATAAAGATGATAAATGCCCTGAAATAGCCGGATTGTGGGAACTCAATGGGTGTCCGGATACCGATGGCGACGGAATTGCAGATCAGGATGATTTATGCCCATACGATAAAGGATTAGCTACACTTTTTGGCTGCCCTGACAGGGACATGGATGGCATTGCTGACAAAAATGACAAATGTCCTGATCATTACGGATTGATAGAAAACGATGGGTGTCCTGACACAGATAAAGATGGCATTGTTGATTTTGATGATGCCTGCCCTGAGCAAGCCGGCCCGGCTGAACTCCAGGGTTGTCCCGACCGCGATAATGATGGAATTGCAGATAAAGATGATCTTTGCCCTGATTTAGCCGGAAAACCTGAATTTAAAGGTTGTCCGTTTGCCGATAGCGACAATGACGGTATTGCCGACGACAAAGACGAATGTCCCGCTCAGCCCGGACCGGCTAAGTTTAATGGATGCCCTGACACTGATAATGACGGAATCCCCGACAAATCAGACCTTTGCCCCAACACACCCGGTGTTGCCGAAAATAAAGGCTGTCCTCCAATTCTGAAAGAAGAAACAGAAATCCTTAACCGTGCCTTCTCAAATCTTGAATTTGAATCAGGCAAATCTGTCATCAAAGCAGTTTCCTACCCTTCACTTGACGAGCTGGCTTCTCTCCTGATTAAAAAAGAAATGTGGAAAGTCAAACTTTCAGGTCATACCGACAATACCGGAAATCCTGATAAAAACATGGAGCTTTCCAAAAACAGAACCCAGGCTGTAAAAGACTATCTAATTAAATCGGGGGTAAAGGAATTCAGAATCAAAACTGAATGGTTTGGGCAGGAAAAACCGGTGGCCGATAATAAAACAGCTGCAGGACGACAAAAAAACCGCCGTGTTGAAATGGAAATAATTTTCGAATAA
- a CDS encoding helix-turn-helix transcriptional regulator produces MNNRISLVLKTKDISPSQLADELGVQRSGISHILNGRNKPSLEFVQKLIKRYPDISMQWILFGEGPMMNPYPEESSHSVKKEFIHLTDKPKPVLMELFSDDEEEESIDELQKEESIGEYDDNLTDKQEDIKPEKLTGNEPEKNEMAQTSEIKSEAEIMPFILTENRNEGIGEEAASKKNPEQSEKIVRKISKILVFYTDRTFVEYKPGEE; encoded by the coding sequence ATGAACAACCGAATTTCACTTGTCCTGAAAACCAAGGATATTAGCCCCTCACAATTAGCAGATGAGTTGGGAGTTCAACGCTCAGGAATATCTCATATTTTAAATGGCAGAAATAAGCCCAGCCTTGAATTTGTTCAAAAACTTATCAAGCGTTATCCTGATATCAGCATGCAATGGATTTTATTTGGCGAAGGGCCGATGATGAATCCGTACCCGGAGGAATCTTCACACTCTGTTAAAAAGGAATTCATCCATCTTACTGACAAGCCAAAACCCGTTTTAATGGAATTATTTAGTGATGACGAGGAAGAGGAGAGCATAGATGAGCTCCAGAAAGAGGAAAGTATCGGGGAATATGATGATAATCTCACTGATAAACAGGAAGATATAAAGCCTGAAAAATTAACCGGAAATGAGCCTGAAAAAAATGAGATGGCTCAAACTTCAGAGATAAAGTCAGAAGCTGAGATTATGCCCTTTATTTTAACCGAAAACAGGAATGAAGGCATTGGAGAGGAAGCTGCAAGCAAAAAAAATCCGGAGCAATCTGAAAAGATTGTCCGGAAAATTTCGAAAATTCTGGTTTTCTATACTGATCGCACTTTTGTCGAATACAAACCAGGTGAAGAATAG
- a CDS encoding FKBP-type peptidyl-prolyl cis-trans isomerase, whose product MIFKPVTINSFCFLVLLLVVSCKGNKEQSPQETFNTQALEQPLLNANKQAVKAENEQIENFLRRYNWKMTATGSGLRYNIYVHGTGEQATAGKLAVLKYSLKLINGDEIYSSDKNGLKEFIIGRGGVESGLEEGILFMRVGDRAKFVIPSHLGFGLLGDQDKVPPKSTLIYDIELVALK is encoded by the coding sequence ATGATTTTTAAGCCAGTAACTATAAACAGTTTTTGTTTTTTGGTGCTGTTGTTGGTAGTTTCCTGTAAAGGCAATAAAGAGCAATCGCCCCAGGAAACTTTTAATACTCAGGCACTTGAGCAACCATTGTTAAACGCTAATAAGCAAGCTGTAAAAGCCGAAAATGAGCAAATTGAAAATTTTCTCAGGCGTTACAACTGGAAAATGACAGCAACAGGCTCAGGGTTGCGTTATAATATCTACGTTCATGGAACCGGAGAGCAAGCTACTGCAGGAAAACTTGCTGTATTAAAGTACAGTCTGAAGCTGATAAACGGTGATGAAATATATTCTTCAGATAAAAACGGACTCAAAGAATTTATTATTGGCAGAGGAGGAGTGGAGAGTGGACTGGAAGAGGGAATATTATTCATGAGAGTAGGCGACAGAGCGAAATTTGTCATACCTTCGCACCTCGGTTTCGGATTGCTTGGCGACCAGGATAAAGTACCTCCGAAATCGACTTTAATATATGATATAGAACTGGTTGCACTTAAGTAA
- a CDS encoding EamA family transporter: protein MIYLLLAIAASTSILITFKIFEKYGIDNFTAITVNYIIGAIFGYNYIHFDLSVGSVLNASWFVMSALTGIVLIIGFVAFSLSAQKAGIAITAISSRMAVIISVLSGILLFNDTAHLPKIAGIALAIVAFYFTLSKENVDKPEFKVLLLPFMVFIFMGMNDLALKVTQFYFIEPGHDTAQTAYAATSFLWAFAIGTPVLIYRAFRLNQKIKLKSVLAGIFLGLINWYSIFYLLKGLEVMEISVFIPLLNISVVSLSAVTGYFIFHEKLSLKNWLGIITAIIAILLIAY, encoded by the coding sequence ATGATTTACCTGCTACTGGCAATTGCGGCTTCCACCTCAATTCTTATCACATTTAAGATATTTGAAAAATACGGTATTGATAATTTCACTGCGATTACTGTGAATTATATCATCGGAGCAATATTTGGATACAATTACATTCATTTTGACCTCTCTGTTGGTTCAGTTTTAAATGCCAGCTGGTTTGTCATGTCAGCTTTAACCGGAATAGTTTTAATCATTGGCTTTGTGGCATTTTCACTTTCAGCTCAGAAAGCAGGGATTGCGATTACAGCCATCAGCAGCAGAATGGCAGTTATTATTTCAGTCTTATCGGGCATTTTACTCTTTAATGACACAGCACATCTGCCCAAAATTGCGGGAATTGCATTGGCAATAGTTGCTTTCTATTTCACTTTGAGCAAAGAGAACGTTGATAAACCAGAATTTAAAGTCCTTTTATTGCCTTTTATGGTATTTATATTTATGGGAATGAATGATTTGGCATTAAAAGTTACCCAATTCTACTTTATTGAGCCTGGGCATGATACAGCGCAAACTGCTTATGCCGCAACATCCTTTTTATGGGCTTTTGCAATAGGCACTCCGGTGCTCATTTACAGGGCCTTTCGCTTAAATCAAAAAATAAAGCTGAAATCCGTTTTGGCCGGCATTTTTTTAGGATTGATTAACTGGTATTCAATATTTTATCTGCTGAAAGGTCTGGAAGTAATGGAAATTTCGGTTTTTATTCCTCTTTTAAACATCAGCGTTGTATCACTTTCTGCAGTTACCGGCTATTTTATATTTCACGAGAAGCTTAGCCTTAAAAACTGGCTGGGCATAATTACAGCTATTATAGCCATTTTGCTGATAGCCTATTAG